The Acanthochromis polyacanthus isolate Apoly-LR-REF ecotype Palm Island chromosome 17, KAUST_Apoly_ChrSc, whole genome shotgun sequence genome has a window encoding:
- the LOC110951716 gene encoding uncharacterized protein LOC110951716 isoform X2, giving the protein MTQMSVTGTQSDVVTEAEISLTEPSVGQRDGSPAETDSDSGDSLFITQKPVPEAVRSGRRRSSSFRSDPPSLLDGDESDDSASPEEPKPDRKKKVKRIKLQKHSFSFLRQRRIGRICIEELKNKQNTSLHNAVMGGFFKCVRDLWQSYQRDEDLASLPTVDVPEESIPPISEEEEEKPEDEDIKVVVRDPWFASRPGIFLYEVCILSLCMHGFSPGGPASSYSPKTR; this is encoded by the exons atgacacaaatgagtgTCACAGGGACTCAGTCAGATGTAGTTACTGAAGCTGAAATCTCTCTGACTGAGCCATCAGTGGGGCAGAGGGATGGATCTCCAgctgagacagacag cgaTTCTGGGGACAGCCTGTTCATCACTCAGAAACCTGTACCTGAAGCTGTGAGATCAGGAAGACGAAGGTCCTCCAGCTTCAGATCAGACCCTCCATCCCTCCTTGATGGAGACGAAAGTGACGATTCGGCTTCACCTGAAGAGCCCAAGCCtgacagaaagaagaaagtgaagagaatcaaactACAAAAGCACAGCTTCTCCTTCCTCAGACAGAGAAGGATTGGACGCATATGCATTGAAGAACTAAAGAACAAGCAGAACACATCCCTTCAT AATGCAGTGATGGGAGGCTTCTTTAAGTGTGTCAGAGACCTGTGGCAGAGCTACCAAAGAGACGAAGATCTGGCGTCTTTACCAACAGTTGATGTCCCGGAGGAATCCATCCCTCCAATATCAGA agaagaagaagaaaagccaGAAGACGAGGACATCAAAGTGGTG gtaagagatccctggtttgcatcccggcctgggatctttctgtatgaaGTTTGCATTTTGTccttgtgcatgcatgggttttctccaggtggtccggcttcctcctacagtccaaaaacacgctgA
- the LOC110951716 gene encoding ABC transporter F family member 4-like isoform X1 → MTQMSVTGTQSDVVTEAEISLTEPSVGQRDGSPAETDSDSGDSLFITQKPVPEAVRSGRRRSSSFRSDPPSLLDGDESDDSASPEEPKPDRKKKVKRIKLQKHSFSFLRQRRIGRICIEELKNKQNTSLHNAVMGGFFKCVRDLWQSYQRDEDLASLPTVDVPEESIPPISEEEEEKPEDEDIKVVEKKHFVVSLKAKCSQPWCTSNQGAGQEKKQKVRRSMKARHRTSQGGQRKMLTPKSSEILSTDKSSDEEEESSSRALVESAKLVTSNTSATETPKTKKQKENEDDSGASVCALSPNGPEASTAVAEPQEDVFLTDDLPQTQQAACEPEGQNLLQTDANSDTVGSESRVKKKKIKGRRRHADVEEEKGRSQHDGRATEVEETPSVSQTIAELEIHEINSVESLSQDDNIITVEERDVLDAKNKKKKKRKLAAEDVREEEDGHLESDVEKGGKEQKKKKKRNKDDELLKSNLQSEPLNDVAETPKKKKKDLTSEPVEQLQEVEDCLEEASQETGESSYVEGKRHKKKQKGSSSDHTGGDDCIDVSFSDEVLTGVSVKKKKKKKKNTEEGENVDNAQNTTEGGEDQDAELLGVLSEDTVTQSGDSVSVRKRKKKRTSSFLVADAEENAAQTHEETPSSDAYSWPADKPAGESAETSGSLEKADDGVRKKKKKRKKVSAEEDKAEKDFEEPDRTCQTAVAETGYKRKKKRRRDDSESVTSAETVERASDSHAAKEKKKKKKDTREIPSAPTEINELEEYTPNICVRLSHKKKGSTVTAKGINET, encoded by the exons atgacacaaatgagtgTCACAGGGACTCAGTCAGATGTAGTTACTGAAGCTGAAATCTCTCTGACTGAGCCATCAGTGGGGCAGAGGGATGGATCTCCAgctgagacagacag cgaTTCTGGGGACAGCCTGTTCATCACTCAGAAACCTGTACCTGAAGCTGTGAGATCAGGAAGACGAAGGTCCTCCAGCTTCAGATCAGACCCTCCATCCCTCCTTGATGGAGACGAAAGTGACGATTCGGCTTCACCTGAAGAGCCCAAGCCtgacagaaagaagaaagtgaagagaatcaaactACAAAAGCACAGCTTCTCCTTCCTCAGACAGAGAAGGATTGGACGCATATGCATTGAAGAACTAAAGAACAAGCAGAACACATCCCTTCAT AATGCAGTGATGGGAGGCTTCTTTAAGTGTGTCAGAGACCTGTGGCAGAGCTACCAAAGAGACGAAGATCTGGCGTCTTTACCAACAGTTGATGTCCCGGAGGAATCCATCCCTCCAATATCAGA agaagaagaagaaaagccaGAAGACGAGGACATCAAAGTGGTG GAGAAGAAGCATTTCGTGGTGTCTTTAAAAGCGAAGTGCTCGCAACCCTGGTGCACATCAAACCAGGGAGCCGGTcaggagaagaaacagaaagtgAGGAGATCAATGAAGGCTCGACATAGAACGTCACAGGGAGGACAACGGAAGATGTTAACACCCAAGTCAAGCGAAATACTGTCTACAGATAAAAGCAGCGATGAGGAGGAAGAGTCTTCTAGTAGAGCTCTGGTAGAGAGTGCTAAACTAGTGACAAGTAACACAAGCGCCACTGAAACACCAAAGacgaagaaacaaaaagaaaatgaggaTGACAGCGGTGCTTCAGTATGTGCACTAAGTCCAAATGGTCCAGAAGCATCCACAGCTGTAGCAGAGCCTCAGGAAGATGTTTTCCTCACAGATGATCTACCCCAGACACAGCAGGCAGCGTGTGAACCTGAGGGCCAAAATCTCCTGCAGACTGATGCTAACAGTGACACAGTGGGCAGTGAAAGTAgagtaaagaagaagaagataaaagGCAGAAGACGTCATGCAGatgtagaagaagaaaagggcCGGAGTCAGCATGATGGGAGAGCTACTGAGGTGGAGGAGACTCCCAGTGTGTCACAGACCATCGCTGAGCTGGAGATTCATGAGATCAACTCTGTGGAGAGCCTGTCACAGGATGATAACATAATCACAGTGGAGGAGAGGGACGTTCTTGAtgcaaaaaacaagaagaagaagaaaaggaagctAGCAGCAGAAGAtgtgagagaggaagaggatggaCACTTAGAATCAGATGTGGAGAAAGGTGGCAAagagcagaagaaaaagaagaaacgaAACAAGGATGATGAGCTGTTAAAATCCAATCTCCAATCTGAACCTCTAAATGATGTGGCAGAGACGccgaagaaaaagaaaaaagacctGACTTCAGAGCCAGTGGAACAGTTACAAGAAGTGGAAGATTGTTTGGAAGAAGCTTCTCAGGAAACGGGAGAATCCAGTTATGTTGAaggaaaaaggcacaaaaagaagcaaaagggATCTTCTAGTGATCACACTGGAGGAGACGATTGCATAGATGTGAGCTTTTCTGATGAGGTTTTAACAGGAGTGTcagttaaaaagaagaagaagaagaagaagaacacagAGGAGGGTGAAAATGTGGATAACGCTCAGAATACAACAGAGGGCGGTGAAGACCAAGACGCTGAACTGTTAGGGGTATTAAGCGAAGACACTGTGACACAAAGCGGTGATTCTGTGTCTGTGcggaaaaggaaaaagaagaggacCAGTTCCTTCCTTGTTGCTGATGCAGAGGAAAACGCTGCTCAGACACACGAGGAAACGCCATCTTCTGATGCTTACAGCTGGCCTGCAGACAAACCAGCCGGTGAATCAGCAGAAACCAGTGGAAGCTTGGAGAAAGCTGATGATGGGgtcaggaagaagaaaaagaagaggaagaaggtgTCAGCAGAAGAGGACAAGGCGGAAAAAGATTTTGAGGAACCAGACAGAACGTGTCAGACAGCTGTAGCAGAAACTGGGtacaagagaaagaagaaacgTAGACGAGACGACAGCGAGTCGGTGACCTCCGCGGAAACAGTGGAAAGAGCATCTGACTCTCACGctgcaaaagagaaaaagaagaagaagaaagatacACGAGAGATTCCCTCAGCTCCTACTGAAATTAATGAATTAGAAGAATATACACCGAATATCTGTGTCCGACTTTCACACAAGAAAAAAGGCTCAACTGTGACTGCAAAAGGAATCAATGAAACGTAA
- the c17h11orf54 gene encoding ester hydrolase C11orf54 homolog has product MADLSRTEKVELHAPELEELRAVLQSGLEANFAEVQVSVVDCPDLTKEPFQFPVKGLCGNPRITDVGGVPYLVPLVKKDKEYNMNAISKELELPGAFILGAAAAPSRIVGMNAELMPLVLTEAQGRSAVNSSYFSSINPADGQCLLEKYSDKFSDCSFGLLGNLYACEGKPGKVIEVRAKKRTGIHSLVTALRTTLEGHYPDKSLALGGTFIIQKGKAKIHIMPREFSACPLNTNDDVNNWLKHFEVSAPLICQSVLVSRDPGLDLRVEHTHCFSHHGEGGHYYIDTTPDSVEYLGYFMPAQFVYRIDRPKETHKVGRD; this is encoded by the exons ATGGCAGATCTGAGCAGGACGGAGAAGGTCGAGCTTCATGCTCcagagctggaggagctgcGAGCTG TTTTACAATCAGGACTGGAAGCCAACTTTGCTGAAGTTCAGGTGAGTGTTGTGGACTGTCCGGACCTCACCAAGGAGCCCTTCCAGTTTCCTGTCAAAG gttTGTGTGGAAATCCTCGTATCACTGATGTTGGTGGTGTACCATACCTGGTCCCTTTGGTTAAAAAGGACAAG GAATACAACATGAACGCTATATCAAAGGAGCTGGAGCTGCCGGGAGCTTTCATTCTCGGTGCAGCAGCTGCCCCCAGCAGAATTGTTGGAATGAATGCAGAG CTGATGCCTCTGGTTCTGACCGAAGCCCAGGGAAGGTCTGCAGTGAACAGCAGCTACTTCTCCTCCATCAATCCCGCCGATGGTCAGTGTCTGCTGGAGAAATACAGCGACAAATTCTCCGACTGCAGCTTCGGGCTGCTGGGGAACCTGTACGCTTGTGAAGGGAAGCCTGGGAAG GTCATCGAGGTTCGGGCCAAGAAGCGAACAGGAATCCACAGTCTGGTGACCGCCCTGAGGACGACTCTGGAAGGTCACTACCCTGATAAAAGTCTGGCTCTAGGAGGCACCTTCATCATCCAGAAAGGAAAGGCTAAAATCCACATCATG CCAAGAGAGTTCTCGGCCTGCCCCCTCAACACCAACGATGACGTCAACAACTGGCTCAAACACTTTGAGGTCAGCGCTCCGCTCATCTGCCAGTCAGTGCTCGTGTCCAGAGACCCT GGCTTGGACCTGCGTGTGGAACACACCCACTGCTTCAGCCACCACGGAGAAGGAGGCCACTACTACATAGACACCACCCCTGACAGTGTGGAGTACCTGGGCTACTTCATGCCTGCACAGTTTGTGTATCGCATCGACAGGCCCAAAGAGACCcacaaagttggacgagattga